In Mytilus galloprovincialis chromosome 1, xbMytGall1.hap1.1, whole genome shotgun sequence, the following are encoded in one genomic region:
- the LOC143067834 gene encoding uncharacterized protein LOC143067834, translating into MDEKVMCNRTDIQRSENLPDMQRKNILEIAGQQIIGDESGLSVEDNSSTDNNGQSSLREPLNVGKSVLELTTIFQIIENMCLKLNDYGEEFVMIMANPYKQTSNYIGSTEGRQFMKENTSVMQEFVKHCYHAACRLSTVKSGQETNPNIAEKVSSSEVKENQDRKDKQNNSAIKRTTIEFSDNNSETNGFESDVTENYDIEKIVQNAVQVVDKNLYELKSIEEENTLTNITPQNIKEYPHPKKRLTKMKVQEIDETNGSKTSKIILTKGISESPVVNKKMSKSKCIGKSLKQDKKNAKNKNNKFECKTCFLMFDSSSLLKQHMVKHKADTPSKIICSCCKKTFKTKLKLRKHMRSKHIKYPAMQFTKKTFVTIKCEKCSKVFHRQDTFKSHMKFHEAPKHKCQICDKAFYLKTNLSKHKKTHKKRLECQSCQAVFTDRENYELHNCQSSDPENFTRTYNSWVTEDGKHVCGICRKVFTKRRGLLTHRKLHSIICTSHVCNICNKSYKTRNSLNKHVKIVHSGSRDFVCDLCGKSFKQQDTLNVHMRTHDNNRTEYECKVCGKFLSAQGALKVHMRTHVNLKPHMCDVCGMSFSQRGNLAKHMLSHSNNANYRCEQCGKDFKYPDTWRTHQRSHALKAGLDDLKVMAFGKFYRCEVCEKKFASASQYKVHMRTHTNERPYPCLRCGKSFKESGKLARHMKTHKGLEHNEHNYISNSKDTKDTKGRRKDQRYVDIAIKPGYDVNLMMPQRNESLTMENVMPSANPNQSTDIGQLYPVQFTESSTFTDEVCSDTSSVINKGSQQASHAGSPIRVIDDSRHQFLMHQLTPVTSLIMESADGQQIQLPNEMYVMQLGLPDDSHVTNSNLINPTQAYSPNNDVMQANQTHNMHSYNKYL; encoded by the exons ATGGATGAAAAGGTGATGTGTAACAGGACTGATATTCAGAGAAGTGAAAACCTGCCAGATATGCaaaggaaaaatattttagaaatagcAGGACAACAGATCATTGGAGATGAAA GTGGCTTATCTGTTGAAGATAATAGCAGTACAGATAATAATGGACAGTCATCTCTTAGAGAGCCTCTAAATGTAGGAAAGAGTGTACTTGAATTGACCACAATATtccagattattgaaaatatg tgCTTGAAATTGAATGATTATGGAGAAGAGTTTGTGATGATTATGGCTAACCCTTACAAACAGACATCTAATTATATTGGATCTACTGAAGGGAGACAATTTATGAAGGAAAATACCAGTGTAATGCAGGAATTTGTAAAACATTGTTATC ATGCAGCTTGCAGGTTAAGTACAGTAAAATCTGGACAAGAAACAAATCCAAACATAGCTGAAAAAGTAAGCTCGTCTGAAGTAAAAGAGAATCAAGACAGAAAggataaacaaaataattcagCCATCAAGAGAACAACTATTGAATTCTCAGATAATAACAGTGAAACAAATGGATTTGAATCAGATGTAACAGAAAACTATGACATTGAAAAAATTGTGCAAAATGCTGTTCAAGTTGTTGATAAAAACTTATATGAATTGAAAAGCATTGAAGAAGAAAATACACTGACTAATATCACACctcaaaatatcaaagaatatcCTCATCCTAAAAAGAGACTCACAAAAATGAAAGTACAGGAAATTGATGAAACAAATGGTAGCAAGACATCAAAAATAATTCTGACAAAGGGAATTTCAGAATCCCCAGTAGTTAATAAAAAGATGAGCAAGTCAAAATGTATTGGTAAAAGTCTAAAGCAAGATAAAAAGAATGCCAAAAACAAGAATAACAAGTTTGAATGTAAGACTTGTTTCCTTATGTTCGATTCTAGCTCTTTGTTAAAGCAGCATATGGTCAAACACAAGGCAGATACTCCATCAAAGATAATTTGTTCTTGctgtaaaaaaacatttaaaacaaaattgaaattgaGAAAGCATATGAGATCTAAGCATATAAAATATCCTGCCATGCAGTTTACCAAAAAGACGTTTGTTActataaaatgtgaaaaatgcaGTAAAGTATTTCATCGTCAAGATACATTTAAATCACACATGAAGTTTCATGAGGCACCAAAACACAAATGTCAGATTTGTGATAaagcattttatttaaaaaccaaCCTGTCCAAGCACAAGAAAACCCACAAGAAAAGATTAGAATGTCAGTCTTGTCAAGCTGTTTTTACTGATAGAGAAAATTATGAACTACATAACTGTCAATCGAGCGATCCGGAAAACTTTACAAGAACATATAATTCATGGGTTACAGAAGATGGCAAACATGTTTGTGGAATTTGTCGAAAAGTTTTTACAAAGCGTAGGGGACTTCTAACGCATCGTAAACTTCATTCTATCATCTGTACAAGTCATGTATGCAATATCTGTAACAAATCATATAAAACGCGAAACAGTTTGAACAAACATGTGAAAATAGTTCATTCAGGGTCTCGAGACTTTGTTTGTGATTTATGTGGAAAAAGTTTTAAACAACAAGACACACTAAATGTTCACATGAGAACGCATGACAACAATCGAACTGAATATGAATGTAAAGTATGTGGAAAATTTCTGTCTGCACAAGGTGCACTTAAAGTCCATATGAGAACACATGTGAATTTGAAACCTCACATGTGTGATGTGTGTGGAATGTCATTTTCTCAAAGAGGTAATCTAGCCAAACATATGCTGTCACACAGCAACAATGCCAATTATAGATGTGAACAGTGTGGAAAGGATTTCAAATATCCTGACACATGGAGAACCCATCAGCGATCACATGCTTTAAAAGCAGGTTTAGACGACCTTAAAGTAATGGCTTTTGGAAAGTTTTATAGATGTGAAGTTTGTGAGAAGAAGTTCGCCTCAGCATCACAGTACAAAGTCCACATGAGAACCCACACAAATGAAAGACCCTATCCATGTCTTCGTTGTGGTAAATCTTTTAAGGAAAGTGGTAAATTAGCTCGGCACATGAAAACTCATAAAGGACTTGAACACAATGAACATAATTATATTTCTAATTCCAAAGACACGAAAGATACTAAGGGTAGAAGGAAGGACCAACGTTATGTTGATATTGCTATCAAACCAGGTTATGATGTAAATCTCATGATGCCGCAAAGAAATGAATCTCTGACAATGGAGAATGTGATGCCATCAGCAAATCCAAATCAAAGCACTGATATCGGCCAACTTTATCCTGTTCAATTTACAGAAAGTTCAACATTCACAGATGAAGTATGTAGTGATACTAGCTCTGTTATAAATAAAGGGTCACAACAAGCTTCTCATGCAGGAAGTCCCATACGAGTGATTGATGATAGTCGTCACCAGTTTCTCATGCATCAGCTGACACCTGTTACCAGCCTCATTATGGAATCAGCTGATGGACAACAAATCCAGCTTCCAAATGAAATGTATGTTATGCAACTTGGACTACCAGATGATAGTCATGTGACAAATTCTAATCTCATAAATCCGACTCAAGCTTATTCTCCTAATAATGATGTCATGCAAGCTAATCAAACTCATAATATGCATTCATACAATAAATACTTATAA